In a single window of the Antennarius striatus isolate MH-2024 chromosome 3, ASM4005453v1, whole genome shotgun sequence genome:
- the smn1 gene encoding survival motor neuron protein 1, with protein sequence MANGCEDALFTRGNGQSDDSDIWDDTALIKAYDKAVASFKTALKGEEGSQTSKKSQPGKKRKNNKKNQSRKRPNAPPEKEWQVGDSCSAYWSEDGQLYPATIASIDEERATCIVVYTGYGNEEEQNLHDLLSEISEADEEKSTEVKDPESSTEESDRSATPSQHKQPHSKQKSKAYKDSPPPWASGFPAFPPGPPPMHSFRREGNRRSDGHRPVPPSWPPMMPFGPPMIPPPPPMSPDMVDDEALGSVLISWYMSGYHTGYYLGLKQGRKEAANWTRLHHK encoded by the exons ATGGCGAACGGCTGCGAAGACGCGCTGTTTACTCGCGGAAACGGACAG agtgatGATTCGGATATATGGGATGACACAGCTTTGATAAAGGCGTATGACAAAGCAGTGGCTTCATTCAAG ACTGCCTTAAAGGGAGAAGAGGGGTCACAAACGTCCAAAAAAAGCCAGCCGGGGAAAAAACGCAAGAATAACAAGAAGAACCAAAGCAGGAAAAGACCCAATGCACCGCCAGAAAAAGAA TGGCAGGTTGGGGACTCATGCAGCGCCTACTGGTCGGAGGATGGCCAGCTCTACCCAGCGACTATCGCCTCCATCGATGAGGAAAGGGCCACCTGCATAGTGGTTTATACAGGTTATGGCAACGAGGAGGAGCAGAACCTGCATGATTTGCTGTCAGAGATTTCTGAGGCAGATGAAGAAAAGTCTACTGAG GTAAAAGATCCAGAATCATCTACAGAAGAGAGCGACAGGTCAGCCACACCAAGCCAACACAAACAACCCCACAGTAAACAGAAGTCCAAGGCCTACAAAGATTCTCCTCCTCCGTGGGCTTCAGGATTCCCTGCATTTCCTCCAGGACCACCGCCCATGCACTCTTTCAGAAGG GAGGGAAACAGACGATCTGATGGCCATAGACCTGTACCCCCTTCTTGGCCTCCCATGATGCCTTTTGGTCCACCT ATgatccctccacctccaccaatGAGCCCCGACATGGTGGACGACGAAGCCTTGGGCAGTGTGCTCATCTCCTGGTACATGAGTGGATACCACACAGGATACTACCTG gggTTGAAACAAGGACGCAAAGAAGCTGCCAACTGGACAAGGCTGCACCACAAATGA